In Ooceraea biroi isolate clonal line C1 chromosome 1, Obir_v5.4, whole genome shotgun sequence, the genomic stretch TTGCGAGTTTATGTTGTCAGCTTCGTAAAGCTACATATCTAGCACATTTTAGACCTTAAGAGTAGCACTTCAAAAGCCACTAAATTGCtggaagatatttgaatttaaaggagttatgatttattaaatgtaaaagtaCCGAATTAATTTCCGCATCTactattttaatgatataacatgtatatattgtcaGTGTTCAGCATACCtcgtttgaaaatttttgaaatttattaagtactgatttaaattctCTTCCATTACTCGACAGATAGTAGAGCCAATCAATCCAGAACCACGGTTGAAGTATCCGCTCAAAGTTTAATTGAAACATTCTAAGCAATACAATTACTAagttataaatgtatatatattatttaattaataaatgttattattttattaataggaTGAATAACTAATTATGATTGTTAAGGGATATATAATCGATGTATGTAATCGAAGTTTAAATCGATAGATAGGATAATCGATACGATAGAAAGTGCGCATGTGTAAACGATCAAGTATTCGGTTCTTGTAGCCGAGCGACGTGTGCTCCGGTCTCTTGCCAATCAGGCGCGTTTCGGAGCAGACGTAGTTTCGTGTAGCCGTGATTCTTTATATACGTTCTTTACATTGTTTCGTTCCTTTCATACTGTGTTAACTCTCAATAAATTTAGTTTAAGAATATCTAACAATGATGTATCGAAATATGTAAGCTGACCTATCTATTACAGACTTAAGGTCACTTTCAACTTCTTGGATTCGTAAATTCACTCCCATTGCTGTATCTGCAATTTAACACCTagtgagatttatttttatttcttgtagTGAGATTTTCTTCTTAATATGTCACTTATAAAGTTGAAATTCGAAgtaataagtataatttatacaaacgtTACCGCATGTAATATCGAGAATAACTTTTCCAACGAAAGGAACAATATCGATAGCATTGCCTGAATTTCTTTCGATTTCTTTCTCGAGGCATTTTATTAGGATATTTGTTTTTTCCGATATAGTCATGGTATATTTGTTCAATATACTTGTATGGAATGTTGGAGCAATGAATTTCCTATCATGGACCCATTGTGTTCCTGAAGCAGTATGAAAATGAAACAGACAAGTAGTATTATTTAACAGAATATTAGGAGATAATCGAATATTGATAAAACCTTAATATAGAAGCcaagtaaaaaatacattgtacgtccattattatcatttcaattatttttaaaatggtgtgaatatattttcttttctctgtgCTTCAGTTTCGCGTTTTAGCAAAGTAAGCGAATAAACGTATAACTAATCCaatgaattatataacaaaagtaaaataaacagATACATATGTACAAGGTAAGTCTATCATATGACAActatttcatgaaattatagaaatagtttcatgaaaattttgtttatttatttatacctcCAGAAGTGAGAAGTCCATTCCCTATGGTTTGTTTTACCAAGGTGTAAACTAATCCCTTGTCAAGATTCACAGAACTAGTCAAAATAGGCTAGAAAACAATTTagcaatatataaacatacagAGTTTCCAAACCATCTGTAACAATTCTTTTTGCTTTCTAAATGAGGACGGATTAAAATTCAGCAATAACAGaactaacaataaaattttgcatgttCAAGCAAATGTCAGAATGGCATATAACGCGTATTGAATTGATAGAGAAGCCTGTACAGATTTTTTTAGTTAAATTGaacgcaaaattttatatcaattctcAATAAAAAGTTTTGTGTTTGAATTGTGCGAAAAAAAATCTGCATGGACTTTACCCTTTTAAAAGTCGCGGGAGTTGTCGAAAAGTTGAGACAAAGTTGCGAAAATAACTGTTTAGAGCATGTTTCAGACTAATATAACTAATACTTTCCGTGACATTAAAAGGTCGTGCGATACACTATTTTAAAGCTAGAACCTGAATTTTTCAGNNNNNNNNNNNNNNNNNNNNNNNNNNNNNNNNNNNNNNNNNNNNNNNNNNNNNNNNNNNNNNNNNNNNNNNNNNNNNNNNNNNNNNNNNNNNNNNNNNNNCTTCAATCTCTTGATCGTATTCCGTGTCATAATGTACTATACTATTATCATGCCATATGCAAACGGAGGCAAAAAATCGATTATCTTACTCTTCAGGATGCTGAGCGTCTagtgaatatttcattatacagGTAATTCGagttttcgaaaattctctttatgcTATGGAGAAAAAAATCTTGTTCACAATAATGAAGTATAGAAGTCACTCTACAGGAGtcttatattcaaaatgggaaaaaagttaaaaactttgcATCTTtcttctaactttttccatttgtgaatataaagtcctgtagaggaCTTTTTCTATCTACTACTTCATTTGTGAAAAGGCcatttattctgcacaaacaataaaagagaatttcgaaactgcagattaccatcgctatagtgaaaaaatagtcactagcaactccagcttcccttAAAGCAATATAAAATCTAGTGAGTACCGCACTTTAAAACACTCTTTGCCCATCAAAGATATAAGACTTTTCTTCCTGAAAAAGCATTATTTCTTTCGCAAAACTATTTTGTTTTACTATCATGAAAACTTGAAATACATACACAGCGAATAAATGAATAGTTCCCTGCGCATTCAAAACATATTAAACGCtgcaaacattatttataaaatagttcGGTCGTGATATTTGCAGGAAAACAATGACGTAACAATGAAATTGGTTatcaaatttttacatttaagtGAAGataagaatgaaaatataaaattctctcAAAAGTATTATCTTGTAACTAatcatgatataaaatttaaaaacatttataataaatttattatagagaaagaatatcaaaatgtaattttacatcgaatgaatatttaacgatGGAGAACTAATCGTGATTGAAAATTAAGAACTTTTCACATAATTATAcagaaaagattaaatatgCAATCTTTCATCAAAAATGTTAATGATCAGAAAACATATTATAAACAACAAACGTAAATGTATCCTAATTCATATATATCTAGTATGTCTAAAACAATctatattgataattaatttaaacaagaTTGTATGGATGTAAAATTGTTCATAATTCAAAGTACTTCTCAATAACGATACAACAAATTGAGTGGTCAATCAATATGTGCAGATTTCTTGAAGTCTGGTTTCAAATCACCTTGAGGATTCTTGTCACGGCTTAGATTATTTTATACCATTCATCATAGCGAGTCCCATCGGAGTTTTGATTCTTAAAAACGAAAATAGTTGCAGgaattaaataagtaaaaacaaTTTACTTTATAACTTTGTTACATGAATGTTCAAATAGGTTAATCGCGTTGAATTCAAGGACgcattttttatctcttcctTCTGGTTCAAATAACTTATAAAGTGTTtatcgtaattttatatattaagcaTTTCGaacgtattatacatattaaaaaacaaaagacaCATTTGGAAACAGTAAATCTGATGCattgttcttcttttctttttttcattataatagTAACACACCAAAATTCCCATCGTATCAACAATGATtatgttcaaaaatattacagaCTTTTATAGTACGGCTATAAATTCATTCACAGTAAATAGTCGCTTCCTAAGTCCTCGTTATAATCGTACATCCTTGTTGCTGCTTTACCTGTACCTCAATACTACATACCAGAccttacataaatattaagtttTCACTCGTTCCACGAAAACCTGATAGATGAGCATATACAACTGATGCTTCAATATCATTAACAATTCCAGATATAAAACAGTCGACAATTTTTCTCCCTTAACGGCGAATAAGTTTATCGCTTACACTAATACTCGGTAGCTGTAAAGTTCATGATCAGAAGAATACACTTGAAAAAGAAGGTAtccaaatatttatgtaatttcggAGATTTAAAATCCAAGTATAAGTAACACACGTGCCACTTTTAAgcttaagtattatattatatatctctttcaaaatttcattttatttacattattcgaATCTGAGGCGCGAATGCCAATTCGGCCGATTGTTCTCATAAAGTAAGGAGCAAAtcgatatatgtatgtatgtatgtatgtatgtatgtatgtatgtatatatatctcttaactaaactaattttaaataaacctTTAACAATATCAACTAACGCGCAATCATATAGACATCTTCAGAAATAACTTTTGTTTATGTGCTTCTGTGTTTTCTCGCTGCAGCCATAGCGGAATCCAACCGAGACCAAGAAatactatttaaataaattctgttGTATCTCGCACCATTTATTACCATTTTTATTGTTCTACAGCATAGATTGGTAAAATCGATTAAAATAGATTTGCATTTTGATTCGTACACAACTATAAAATacctaatgataaataactaTAAAACTTAAATCCAAGCTACGTGCGATTTTCTTGGAAAACGGTAGAACATGTTGAAggcgaataaaaatgtatatgaaagaatttatttcaacaTGTATACACTGCAAGGAGGaaaatttgcaaaagtttTTCTTCTCGGTATCGTGATTGGAAACGGCTGCAGCGACAAATCGGAGAAAATCCTAAAAAAGCTAATGGAAAAATcggcaattaaataaataagcaaCATATTCACTAAAAACACATTCTAACGCAAGTTGGAATTACAGACAGTATATCCGCTTCTATTTTACATCGCGTTTATCGCGTAACTTCCCCAAAACAGTACAGATCTGCTCTTGGCGCACGATTTAGGAATCCTTGAAGTCTCTTTAGATTGAATGAGATGAGAGTTATCAACAGGAAATGAAGATACATGCCCGTATATTCAGAAAGCTAATACTTGTGATGGGTTTGTGCAGTCGCCTATTGTCATTCTGTGCATTGCCATCTCCGTAATACCGTGGTAATGAACGAAAGCGGCCGCAATTACCATACATGGAAGATTTGATGGCTCTGAAACTGAATATGAGACATAATGCGTATAATACCCGTAAGAAATAATCGTCTCTCTTGTACGAACCGataatatttagtattttattgtgcaaactTACCCAAATATCAAACTTTCCTGGGAAAAAACGTTCAGGTACCCTTAAAGCATAGAATAatgctcctaatatatacAGACATCCCATCAGTATTAACCATCCGAGAGATGCTTGACTGATCGCCTTGAACCAACCTTCGGCGACAGCATAATGTACCGCTGGTATTACCTAGGTGCAACGAAGACTCGAGATATTAATCTTAGTAGATGCGACGTGCGTCTTGTATCAGAGATCACAATTATATACGCAGATTTTCTGTAAAAACTTCGATTGGTTCTAggtatttcgtatttttacataaacaaTTTGCACATGAAtgcgaattttttaattattaattgatttgaGAATCAGATTTCCAAAATTTGGGACAAACGtcgtttattattcatttaatttcgttCGTCATTAGTATCGCAAATGGTTTACATTAGCTTTTCATTGGATTGATAATACTCGAGATAATGGCCGAGATTACTTACCCCACTAAGTCCGAATCCCATGAAGACTCCGGCTCTGAGCGGACGATAATTCGGCTCGCCGAATCGCTCCCAAAGCGATACTACTATGCTGGTTATGCCGAGGACAACCACCACAGAGAGATAAATTAGTTTGGGTTGGTAGTCGCAATAGAATCCATAATAAAGCCACGGTACAAAACTACCCATAATAAGCATAGCGATGCCACAATAATCTAACTTGGAGAACAGTTTTCCAACGCATTCGCTGTGACAATGAACTGTGTGAAAGGCAAACGACATTCCTAGGCAAATTATAGCGCCAGCAAAGAAGATACCAAACACCACTTTCTCCTCCAATTGTATCTCTATAGGAGGTTGCGTTAGAAAAAATATAGCTATACCGATAAAGGCAACGCAGCctgtaaagaataaaaagtgtCTGGTGAGCAATGaaattcgtaacaaaaaaATCACAGAATGACGCTTAAACAGAATAAGCTACTTTCCGTGAAATGCACACATCCAGTGTCATCAGTTAATCGAGTGATTTTGTAAGAAACGTACCTAGCAAATGTGTCCAGATATTGCCAGTCTCTGTGTGGATTCGAAAGATACTTTTGAAACACGCATAAAATGAAGGCAGTGGCGGCCTATGACCGGCGTGCAAAAAATCGTTGTCCTGCAACCATCTCGGCAGATTTCTAAAGTGGCATTGTTTCCATGACGCCTCCCACACCTGTAAGTAAACATTTTAGTTTTAATCTTGGCTCATTGATCAAGGACATCaagttacaaatataaattgaagcATGTCACAAATTTTTAGGTATCTTCGACACATCTTCCTTTTACtagcaattttatttctatgaaaataattgcacagcacataaatgcaattaatttccGTTTCTCTCAAAGACTATCATTGGAAGGAAGGTGattcaaaatcattcaaaatatttattagctgtgcaaaattaatttgatgctttttttgaagaaattgagcctttattataaaagataacaAACATGTCAATCTTCAAAATATTCATCAGCATTTTCTAATACCTTTCTCCATCTGTCGCCAGTTGACGAGTTCTCTctcaaaagaaagagagtaaataaagtaaataaagactcaattgttttaaaaaaagcaccgaattaatttgcataccTAACAAAAATCCATATTCATTCCGTGCCGAACAAGATCTCCACAAGATGCGCCAATCATTGCTTTGTATGTGATTGCACAGTTATTGTATCAAAGTTGACAAGATTTTAAACAAAGCAAatcgattttaaatatatctacCATCACTTTTCTGCTTAAtgttcaaaataattattctgtttTCTTACTTTTCGAACAAACTCCTCAGCCTGTTCCGCTGCGTTATGTGCCAAGGCGCCCAGATCAATCTCATCACTCAACACGCCTGCCTTCAATACTTCTGTCATCTGTAATTCACACAACAGATGCTCAAGTAATCTCAATTACATTGCTACTTACATTTCTCACGAGACAACGAGCAGCGTACTTCACAGTCCAGAAGGTGATCATCTTCCGGAGTCGAGGGCAAAGGGCACCCAACTCCGTCCTCCTCTTCTGCCAGACAACTCGCATCATCGTCATCCAGTAACTCTTTAACCTCGTGTAAACCAGGTATCTCACTGTTTAACAACACACGATCGCTCCATGGAATGCGATGTCGTATTCCTGATTCCTCGAGCAAATTCTCCTCTTTGTCTTTGGCTTCCAGAATGGCATCCTCATACTGCGACATGATTCTGAATAGATGTGATTGACTCTAGCTCTGTAAGTACATTCGTCGTTATGtacaagagaaatatataattcacatCGAGAGTTTTcgttacaaataaataatttgcacaCGAATCTCGACGTAAGCGCTAAATTACAGAATTCCAATTACGTCAACCACAATATTGCACTGACAATGAGACACCTCTCGACAAGTATGTGTTCATTATATCTCGTAATTCCTGATTTACAATGTACATTCAGTATACATGCAGAATATACCTTTACAAAATTctaagttatataaatattataattgtattctTTCTGGTACAAGCTTACGTTTGATGTGCAAAAGATACGGAAACGGATgcactttaaaaaaaagtttgtaTCAGTCGACACTCCAAACCGCTCATAAAACTCGCGAAAGTGCAAAATTTACCCAAGAAGTCGAAGACAAAGTACGTCAAGGCTAAAGTCACGTTCAAAACGAATGATTAATCGtaaatcgcacgcgcgcgcgcgtgcacgcacacacacacgcgcgcgcgcgcgcacgtagaaaaatgtaaaagcgaTTATTAGTCCCGTTGAACGTGGACTTTGACACTCGACCGTTTAAACACGTATGTAGTCACCATCGCGAATAAAGTTGTAAAAAGGTAACCGATAACGGTTTTCGGCTTTGTATAAGCAGCGTAACTAATTATGTAAGTTGCGATAACGCGCGTTCCGAGTACCTCGTAGTCGTGCTGATTATCGACTGACCGATCTTTAACCCTTCCccagcaaaattatttttactcaaCAATTGTTCCCAAGCAATGTACATTACGATTTCATGTCGTCTTCGGTATTTTCTTGTAGACGCGATTCCGAGAATCGGTTCACATCGCGCGACGGACGCGGCacgaatattaataacaagtGTACGTCTAATAAAATGCTTAATCACCGCTAATAGCTTCCGTGCCTACCAGTCACACGCGCTTCCCGCGGCGTTCACATTTGAACTGACATATTCGACTGACTCGTAAAATTGCGGGTCCAATCGAAAGATTAGAATAACCTAAAAAACAGTGGGTTTCTTATTGCGCTGTTGGTGGTCGTAACGTTCGCGCGATTTATCTAATGATAAAGTAGATACCCGCTCGTCTCAGCATATAACACGGCAGCAACGCGTGGCAAGAAACGACGCGATAACCAATCACCTCCCGCTATACATGTAACACACATAAGGCAATTTTTGGCGACCGATTGGCATGCGAGTACAGCAGCTGTAGAGACGCTATaatcagagagaaacctgagagcggccaccagcctcctgacgtttggcgccgcctgacaaagtggacgtgaactagttcgttacgctcggcaaTGAtacaagtgagcattttccaacggtacggaaagtacataccatgaatagctacaattTGGCGCGAAGCGCGGTAGtccagtggctaagcgcgagactcgtattttgccatccgcgcaagttgggttcgagaccgagttgtgataatttttttttcggatttttctttctttgtgtttgcattctatttttttattatgtacataataaattattatgtaaataatgatttattatgttttattatattttggaggtatacgtatataatgagacataaacatatacatttaacatttgtaaactttttatttatttatatagtttgtatactgtcgagtgtttatttattataaaattctgacataactgtacagtgttgcggatggaaaatttatataaaagcataaaaaacataaatgcttttatataaattttcatccgcaacactgCACAGTCATAGGCACCAgaggttgtgacacttttttttaatgagtcagaattttataataaataaacactcgacagtatacaaactatataaataaataaaaagtttacaaatgttaaatgtatatgtttatgtctcattatacatatacgtatacctccaaaatataataaaacataataaatcattatttacataataatttattatttacataataaaaaaatataatgcaaacacaaagaaacaaaaatccgaagaaaaaaaattatcacaactcggtctcgaactcaacttgcgcggatggcaaaatacgagtctcgcgcttagccactagACTACCGCGCTTCAAGCCGAATTctagctattcatggtacttttagtaccgctggaaaatgctcacttttagatgtaaatttctccgaaaccaaggctcgtacacccaaaccctcgaacacgacattaatatttttaccttccctttcgaacgcactatgactcgttcgaaagtagagtttacatgggaaagcttccttatgaatagtttggacacgaatcatgtatcattaccgagcgtaacgaactagttcacgtgcactttgtcaggcggcgcgtcaaacgtcaggaaatgtgcccgtggagattggtggccgctctcaggtttctctctgctaTAATCAGAGACTGGCCAAGTGGTGTATAAATAGCGGACCGATTCGTGCGCCATcgtacgagagaaaaagaaaagagaacatTAGCATCGGGGCTTGCGATTGGTCCACTCCAATCACACACGAAGCGTAGCCAATCGCGAACCGCAATCTCACCGCAACAGAGATTCGTATACATTTGACCGGAAGTGACCGTTATTTTAAAGAACTGCTATAaaatcgtttgtatttcgtGTGAAGACTTTTCAAGTGCAATTGAAAAGGTTCGTGAGTATTTTTatactaatttaatttttattggttGCCTCTAGTTACTTCAACTATCCCTAACAATGCAATCGCCACAAAAGCAATATTTCACGTCAGTCGTTTTCTACGAGAATTCTATGGAGAATTACTTGGAAAcctcccatacagcaccgattaatacagaaagctttcaggaaggttttaaaatcatttcaagatttcacattttatatgcaacatttctaaaaggattccgcaatatgtcatatgaaatgttgcaacagaaatgtttctaaaacttaccacatgcaataaatttgaaaaaatgtgaatattgtaaaaagtaaaattatatatatatatatatatatatatatatatatatatatacctagaccaagtattcgatctttagtgaagctaaccagttgacaaaaaaatgcattatctttacgtatcctttttttctttcaaatataagtgttggttaaacagagaattatatatctatataattctttccttttaatcaactatttggaggaagaaaaaggaaaatatataatataagaatggatctttgtcaatgtgccaacaattcacgctttttaaagggaaacttggtgaatacttggtttagctatgtatgtgtatatctatatatcttatatatatagatatatatgcatatctatatacatcttatatatattatgtatttttttcattaagcatatttcagaaatcatatttattatattaattagattgcaaatattaaataaaaacgtacaataaaaataataaatacattttatatatcatttttattataactttttagtatttgcaatcttctgaatactcgtgtaataaatttaaatataatttctgaagtattttcaattgattttaataagagctttgtaatttgtgtgcaacatcataggaaagtttcaaaattatttcaattaacctttagtaatgcatcaaaaagatttcagctattttaataatctttcggcaatatttcagaaaggttgcagattgatctatacctttcagcaacctttctataaggttttgaatgcaagtgtcgcggacattttgctactccggagttgtctcataactgttgcagaaacattttgcaatgtttatgagatgctttcatctgtcagatgaaatacttctgaaatatttctgaaatgttttcgtgctgtatgggctGATTGAAATCGAATCCATTACACGAGTGTAAATTAAGGAAACAAGGAAGATAACGTTTATCTTCATTCACGGTGA encodes the following:
- the LOC113561876 gene encoding adiponectin receptor protein-like is translated as MSQYEDAILEAKDKEENLLEESGIRHRIPWSDRVLLNSEIPGLHEVKELLDDDDASCLAEEEDGVGCPLPSTPEDDHLLDCEMTEVLKAGVLSDEIDLGALAHNAAEQAEEFVRKVWEASWKQCHFRNLPRWLQDNDFLHAGHRPPLPSFYACFKSIFRIHTETGNIWTHLLGCVAFIGIAIFFLTQPPIEIQLEEKVVFGIFFAGAIICLGMSFAFHTVHCHSECVGKLFSKLDYCGIAMLIMGSFVPWLYYGFYCDYQPKLIYLSVVVVLGITSIVVSLWERFGEPNYRPLRAGVFMGFGLSGVIPAVHYAVAEGWFKAISQASLGWLILMGCLYILGALFYALRVPERFFPGKFDIWFQSHQIFHVW